In the Lysinibacillus sp. PLM2 genome, one interval contains:
- a CDS encoding 2-nitropropane dioxygenase, with the protein MLDKLSIPVIVAPMFLVSSVDMVIASSRSGVVGSIPLLNARTAEECEKMLKQLKEALPTEPWAVNFIAHKTNKRHDSDLALIKKYQPPIVIASLGHPGVVTEVVHRYGGLVFSDVATVKHAKKAAEAHVDGLILVAAGAGGHAGQLNPFAFVDAVREFWNGYIVLAGSISNGKDILATEIMGADFAYMGTKFIATKESAAFEDYKQMLVDSSIEDIVYTDAISGVHANFLIPSLLKNNIDLNNLKTKEAIDFSSMSEVKAWRDAWSAGHGVTTIKSIESVSDVVKQLRDEYEGAKLKIQHSYNI; encoded by the coding sequence TTGTTAGATAAATTATCAATTCCGGTTATAGTAGCGCCTATGTTTCTTGTGTCTAGTGTTGATATGGTCATTGCATCAAGTAGGAGTGGGGTAGTGGGATCAATTCCACTATTAAATGCAAGAACAGCAGAAGAATGCGAAAAAATGCTAAAACAATTAAAAGAAGCTTTACCAACAGAGCCATGGGCAGTAAATTTTATCGCTCACAAAACAAATAAGCGTCATGATTCAGATTTAGCATTAATTAAAAAATATCAGCCACCTATTGTCATTGCATCGCTTGGTCATCCGGGAGTAGTAACCGAAGTAGTTCATAGGTATGGTGGACTTGTTTTTTCAGATGTTGCTACGGTTAAACATGCGAAAAAAGCAGCAGAAGCACATGTTGATGGTTTGATTTTAGTTGCAGCAGGTGCAGGAGGGCATGCAGGTCAGTTAAATCCCTTTGCTTTTGTAGACGCAGTTAGGGAATTTTGGAATGGTTATATCGTTTTAGCTGGTAGTATTTCCAACGGAAAAGATATACTTGCAACTGAAATAATGGGTGCTGATTTTGCCTATATGGGGACAAAATTTATCGCAACAAAGGAAAGTGCAGCATTTGAAGATTATAAGCAAATGTTAGTAGATTCCTCAATTGAAGATATTGTCTATACGGATGCTATTAGTGGTGTCCATGCGAATTTCTTAATTCCAAGTCTTCTAAAAAATAATATCGATTTGAATAATTTGAAGACAAAAGAGGCCATTGATTTTTCAAGTATGTCTGAAGTAAAAGCATGGCGAGATGCTTGGTCAGCAGGTCATGGTGTTACGACGATTAAATCAATCGAAAGTGTTTCAGATGTAGTGAAGCAATTAAGAGATGAGTATGAAGGGGCAAAATTAAAAATACAACATTCGTATAATATTTAG
- the phoH gene encoding PhoH-like protein encodes MSEQLSVLQVENPNEAVMLLGMKDANIKLIEETFQVQIITRGEVIQITGEQERKKYATELLQALLKVIRKGINIDSRDVATAIEMVNKGTIEYFAELYEEEIARNYKGTPIRAKTIGQREYIKAIRHRDLVFGIGPAGTGKTYLAVVMATQSLKNGHVKRIILTRPAVEAGESLGFLPGDLKEKVDPYLRPLYDALHDIYGAEQTQRLIERGTIEIAPLAYMRGRTLDDAFVILDEAQNTTHAQMKMFLTRLGFGSKMVITGDKSQIDLPKNTESGLIVAERTLKYVKDIHFQVLEAGDVVRHPLVAKIIHAYTEQEL; translated from the coding sequence ATGTCAGAACAATTATCAGTACTACAAGTGGAAAACCCAAATGAAGCAGTAATGCTACTTGGAATGAAAGACGCAAATATTAAATTAATTGAAGAAACATTTCAAGTTCAAATTATTACGCGCGGAGAAGTTATTCAAATTACAGGTGAACAAGAGCGAAAAAAATATGCTACGGAATTATTACAAGCACTTCTCAAAGTAATAAGAAAAGGGATTAATATTGATTCTCGTGATGTTGCGACGGCAATAGAAATGGTGAACAAAGGGACGATTGAATATTTTGCAGAACTATATGAAGAAGAAATCGCACGAAACTATAAAGGAACACCGATTCGAGCAAAAACAATTGGTCAACGGGAATATATAAAAGCCATTCGCCATCGAGACCTTGTTTTTGGAATTGGACCCGCTGGAACAGGGAAAACTTATTTAGCAGTCGTGATGGCTACTCAAAGTTTAAAAAATGGTCATGTAAAAAGAATCATTTTAACTCGACCAGCTGTTGAAGCAGGGGAGTCTTTAGGGTTTTTACCTGGAGATTTAAAAGAAAAAGTAGATCCTTATTTGCGTCCACTCTATGACGCTTTACATGATATATACGGGGCAGAACAAACTCAGCGTTTAATCGAACGTGGCACGATTGAAATTGCACCTCTAGCTTATATGAGAGGTCGTACATTAGATGATGCATTCGTCATTTTAGACGAAGCACAAAATACAACCCATGCCCAAATGAAAATGTTCTTAACACGTTTAGGCTTCGGTTCAAAAATGGTTATAACTGGGGATAAATCACAAATTGACCTACCCAAAAATACTGAATCAGGCTTAATTGTTGCTGAACGAACTTTAAAATATGTTAAAGACATACATTTTCAAGTGTTAGAGGCGGGCGATGTAGTCCGTCACCCATTAGTAGCAAAAATTATCCATGCTTATACAGAGCAGGAATTATAA
- the pgpH gene encoding cyclic-di-AMP phosphodiesterase PgpH, protein MHYKNNLKFINFNIFLIIVLIITGILQFFLMFENVRGVTYDIETFELAPDTIRSAKTVEDTFKTEQERNEAEKAVEPVYYFNEETAEHRVELVSSIFEIVFDVREEIEKKSQVIVESEEAENLVRIPSKQEQIEQLREKLNEITESQSLLAFSDDHLWSLLTAEKSDIQNANNTVQSLVKSKLSNPIRKEQLNTARNELENEIRENTQINHSILNAVIIIGRAAIVETEFLDQAKTDELIKQARDSVEPTRILQGQIIVQEGNLVDREVYRQLELLGMLNNHSSINPIIGLLILISTQMTFLYILFDRLKMEVTKKRNAVLVTAIVYSLSIILMELMSLLVDEFDVKIAFLYPTALATMLVRLLTDERVASLVTILIATSAGIIFHEGYAAVLQMDIALYIIFGGFASIYFMRSIEKRSDLLKACGVVAIINVAFIAFYLLMIQTDYGLLELVFYAIAATVSGLLSGALTMGLLPFFESAFGLLSTMKLIELSNPNHPLLKKILTETPGTYHHSVMVANLAEAACEAIDADGLLARVGCYYHDVGKTRRPAFFIENQMSGINPHDSLPPERSAEIILAHTTDGAELLRRHKMPKEIIDIALQHHGTSTLKFFVHKAKEEGKEVDEALFSYPGPKPQTKEAAVISIADSVEAAVRSMKSPNAEKVRNLVHSIIQSRVQENQFDECDVSIKELKIIEEVLCETLNGIFHSRIEYPKDE, encoded by the coding sequence ATGCACTATAAAAACAATCTCAAGTTTATAAACTTTAATATTTTTTTAATAATTGTCTTAATCATAACCGGTATATTACAATTTTTTCTGATGTTTGAAAATGTGCGTGGTGTTACATATGATATTGAAACCTTTGAGTTAGCACCAGATACGATTAGGTCTGCTAAAACTGTTGAAGATACGTTTAAAACAGAACAAGAGCGTAATGAAGCTGAAAAGGCTGTTGAACCTGTTTATTATTTTAATGAAGAAACTGCGGAGCATCGTGTTGAACTGGTTTCTTCTATATTTGAAATTGTTTTTGATGTAAGGGAAGAAATTGAAAAGAAAAGTCAAGTTATTGTTGAATCAGAGGAAGCAGAAAACCTAGTTCGAATTCCTTCTAAACAGGAACAAATTGAACAACTACGTGAAAAGTTAAATGAAATAACTGAAAGTCAGTCGCTATTAGCTTTTTCAGATGACCATTTATGGTCTTTGTTGACTGCGGAAAAATCAGATATTCAAAATGCAAATAATACAGTTCAATCGCTAGTAAAATCAAAGCTATCCAACCCAATAAGAAAAGAACAACTTAATACTGCAAGAAATGAACTGGAAAATGAGATACGAGAAAATACTCAAATTAATCATTCTATATTAAATGCAGTTATTATTATTGGACGAGCAGCAATTGTAGAAACGGAATTTCTAGATCAAGCAAAGACAGATGAACTAATTAAACAAGCTCGTGATTCTGTTGAACCAACTAGAATTTTGCAAGGTCAGATCATTGTTCAAGAAGGTAACTTAGTTGATCGAGAAGTGTATCGTCAACTTGAATTGCTTGGAATGTTGAATAACCATTCATCGATTAACCCGATTATTGGATTACTGATTTTGATTTCTACTCAAATGACCTTTTTATATATATTATTTGATCGTTTGAAAATGGAAGTAACAAAAAAACGAAACGCCGTTCTTGTTACAGCAATTGTTTACTCACTTTCCATTATATTAATGGAATTAATGAGTCTACTCGTTGATGAATTTGATGTGAAAATTGCATTCCTATATCCAACAGCATTAGCAACGATGCTTGTTCGACTTTTAACGGATGAAAGAGTGGCAAGCCTAGTAACGATCTTAATTGCAACATCAGCAGGGATTATATTCCATGAAGGATATGCTGCAGTTTTACAAATGGATATAGCGCTTTATATTATATTTGGTGGATTTGCAAGTATTTACTTTATGAGAAGTATTGAAAAAAGGTCTGATTTATTAAAAGCATGTGGTGTTGTTGCAATCATCAATGTTGCATTTATCGCCTTTTACTTATTAATGATTCAAACAGATTATGGATTATTGGAATTAGTGTTTTATGCCATAGCGGCAACAGTATCGGGTTTACTTTCTGGTGCATTAACAATGGGATTATTACCGTTCTTTGAATCAGCTTTTGGATTATTGTCGACAATGAAACTAATCGAATTATCTAATCCGAACCATCCGCTTTTGAAAAAAATATTAACGGAAACACCTGGTACTTATCATCATAGTGTTATGGTAGCTAATTTGGCAGAAGCAGCTTGTGAAGCCATAGACGCCGATGGATTGCTCGCTCGTGTTGGTTGTTATTACCATGATGTGGGGAAAACAAGGAGACCAGCATTCTTTATTGAAAATCAAATGTCAGGCATTAATCCTCATGATTCATTGCCACCTGAAAGAAGTGCTGAAATCATCCTTGCCCATACAACTGATGGTGCGGAATTGCTTAGACGACATAAAATGCCGAAGGAAATTATCGATATTGCCTTACAGCATCATGGGACAAGTACATTAAAATTCTTTGTTCATAAAGCGAAAGAAGAAGGAAAAGAAGTAGATGAGGCGTTATTTTCTTATCCTGGACCAAAGCCTCAAACGAAGGAAGCAGCGGTTATTAGTATCGCAGATAGTGTAGAAGCTGCTGTTCGTTCAATGAAAAGTCCAAATGCTGAGAAAGTTCGAAATCTTGTTCACTCAATTATTCAAAGCCGTGTACAAGAAAATCAATTTGACGAATGTGATGTATCAATCAAGGAACTAAAAATTATAGAGGAAGTATTGTGTGAAACATTAAATGGGATATTCCATTCTCGTATTGAATATCCAAAAGATGAATAA
- the era gene encoding GTPase Era: MQQENQSFKSGFISIIGRPNVGKSTFLNRVIGQKIAIMSDKPQTTRNKIQGVLTRDSSQMVFIDTPGVHKPKHKLGEFMFKVTKNTLREVDIVMFMVNAEEELGKGDEFILEMLEGNSTPVFLVINKIDQVHPDELLVFINSFKDKFPFKEIIPISALEGNNVETLLEMIEKYLPEGPQYYPADQVTDHPERFIISELIREKILHLTREEIPHSIAVVIDKIKRDEENENMIRVQATIMVERDSQKGIVIGKRGVLLKEVGTLARKDIEMLLGSKVFLELWVKVQKDWRNKQTQLRDFGYREDEY, encoded by the coding sequence ATGCAACAGGAAAATCAAAGCTTTAAGTCAGGATTTATTTCAATCATAGGACGACCAAATGTAGGGAAATCTACTTTTTTAAACCGTGTAATTGGTCAAAAAATCGCTATTATGTCAGATAAGCCACAAACAACACGTAATAAAATTCAAGGTGTTTTAACAAGAGATTCAAGCCAAATGGTATTTATCGATACACCAGGTGTTCATAAACCAAAACACAAGCTAGGCGAATTTATGTTCAAAGTAACAAAAAATACGTTGCGTGAAGTAGATATTGTGATGTTTATGGTTAACGCTGAAGAAGAACTAGGAAAAGGTGATGAATTTATTCTTGAGATGCTCGAAGGAAATTCAACACCAGTGTTTTTAGTCATTAATAAAATTGATCAAGTACATCCAGATGAGCTATTAGTTTTTATTAATTCCTTTAAAGATAAATTTCCATTTAAAGAAATTATCCCTATTTCAGCTCTAGAAGGAAATAATGTTGAAACACTTTTAGAAATGATCGAGAAATATTTACCTGAGGGACCTCAATATTATCCAGCCGATCAAGTAACGGATCATCCAGAGCGCTTTATTATTTCTGAGTTGATTCGTGAAAAAATTCTGCATTTAACACGTGAGGAGATACCGCATTCAATAGCTGTTGTTATTGATAAAATCAAACGTGATGAAGAAAATGAAAATATGATTCGCGTACAAGCAACGATTATGGTGGAACGAGACTCCCAAAAAGGAATTGTCATTGGGAAACGTGGAGTATTATTAAAAGAGGTTGGTACACTAGCGCGGAAAGATATCGAAATGCTTTTAGGTTCAAAAGTTTTCTTAGAACTCTGGGTTAAAGTACAAAAGGATTGGCGAAATAAGCAAACACAGCTACGTGATTTCGGTTATCGAGAAGATGAGTATTAA
- the dgkA gene encoding diacylglycerol kinase has translation MDFYKLIKSFGYAFQGIFSALKQQNMKIHVGTMLIVIIAALLTGLSLLEWLIIIIVISLVIGAEMINSAIESVVDLASPKIHPLAKQAKDIAAGAVLVFAITSVIVGLLIFVPKWFNG, from the coding sequence ATGGATTTTTACAAATTGATTAAATCATTTGGGTATGCGTTTCAAGGAATATTCAGTGCCCTAAAACAACAAAATATGAAAATTCATGTGGGTACTATGTTGATCGTAATTATAGCCGCATTACTAACGGGACTGTCCTTACTTGAATGGTTAATCATTATAATTGTAATTTCGTTAGTTATTGGTGCAGAAATGATTAATAGTGCTATTGAGAGCGTAGTTGATCTTGCATCACCCAAAATACATCCTTTAGCAAAACAGGCAAAGGATATTGCTGCTGGAGCAGTTCTCGTTTTTGCTATAACAAGTGTTATTGTAGGACTGCTCATATTTGTACCAAAATGGTTTAATGGATAA
- the ybeY gene encoding endoribonuclease YbeY — MSINIDFLDETNEVKEEHIDLVEKLLQHTAKVENVQEGTEVSITFVTNEAIHEINRNYRDKDQPTDVISFALEELGEGEVEIVGEDIPRVLGDIIISVDRTKEQAEEYGHSFERELGFLAVHGFLHLLGYDHMTTEDEKVMFGKQDEILSSFGLGRD, encoded by the coding sequence ATGAGTATCAATATTGATTTTTTAGATGAAACAAACGAAGTAAAAGAAGAACATATTGATTTAGTTGAAAAGTTACTTCAACATACAGCAAAAGTAGAAAATGTTCAAGAAGGTACAGAAGTATCGATTACATTTGTTACTAACGAAGCAATTCATGAAATAAACCGTAATTATCGTGATAAAGATCAACCAACAGACGTCATTTCTTTCGCTTTGGAAGAATTAGGTGAAGGGGAAGTTGAAATAGTAGGGGAAGATATTCCGCGTGTATTAGGTGATATTATCATCTCCGTAGACCGAACGAAGGAACAGGCTGAAGAATATGGCCATTCATTTGAAAGGGAATTAGGCTTTTTAGCAGTTCACGGTTTTCTTCATCTGTTAGGTTATGACCATATGACTACAGAAGATGAGAAAGTAATGTTTGGTAAACAAGATGAGATATTATCTTCATTCGGTCTAGGTCGTGATTAA
- a CDS encoding aldehyde dehydrogenase, whose amino-acid sequence MDLFRLETGSIINGEIRKGNGRQVHEVRFPYNQQLVGTIDFALEKDIEDAIEGAYQTFHNEFKYVPAYKRSKILRKAAEIMEQRKEELAEILTLEVGKPIKDALGEVGRAIQVLEFSAEEAKRIQGETIPMDAAIGGENRLGIVKKYPLGVVLAITPFNFPLNLALHKIGPAIAAGNTVILKPAEKTPLSSVYLYEIFKEAGLPIGALQIVMGEGIHVVPPLVKSEKVSKVSFTGSYAVGKSIYEMAGLKKVTLELGSNSPNIVLNDADIEESAKALVKGSFVNAGQVCISVQRIYVQREIFEEFQQHFAHYTKQLKVGNPLREETDVASQITKESCLKAKSWVDEAVEQGASIVAGGEIVDGILQPTVLTNVTASMNVVCNEIFAPVVSIIPFETDEEALKLANDSLYGLQASVFTTNINRAISFADQLETGGVWINEISTYRQDNYPYGGVKQSGVGKEGIAYAIQDMLQTKFIGLKY is encoded by the coding sequence ATGGACTTATTTAGACTTGAAACTGGCTCTATAATCAATGGTGAAATTCGTAAAGGCAACGGCCGACAAGTTCACGAAGTTCGGTTTCCTTATAATCAACAATTAGTAGGAACGATTGATTTTGCCCTTGAAAAGGATATCGAAGACGCAATCGAAGGTGCATATCAAACGTTCCACAACGAATTCAAATACGTTCCAGCTTATAAAAGAAGTAAAATTTTACGAAAAGCTGCTGAAATAATGGAACAACGTAAAGAGGAATTAGCAGAGATTTTAACTTTAGAAGTCGGAAAGCCAATAAAGGATGCACTTGGTGAAGTGGGGAGAGCCATTCAAGTACTTGAATTTTCAGCAGAGGAAGCGAAACGAATTCAAGGTGAAACCATTCCAATGGATGCAGCAATTGGTGGAGAAAACAGGTTAGGAATTGTAAAAAAATATCCGCTAGGTGTAGTCCTTGCCATAACACCGTTTAACTTTCCGTTAAATTTGGCATTACACAAAATTGGACCTGCCATTGCTGCAGGTAATACAGTAATTTTAAAGCCAGCTGAAAAAACACCACTATCAAGTGTTTATTTATACGAAATTTTTAAAGAAGCCGGATTACCAATTGGAGCACTTCAAATTGTTATGGGAGAAGGTATACATGTTGTACCTCCTTTAGTGAAAAGTGAAAAGGTTTCAAAGGTATCCTTTACAGGTAGCTACGCTGTTGGCAAATCTATTTACGAAATGGCAGGGTTGAAGAAAGTTACGCTAGAACTTGGCTCAAATTCCCCAAATATCGTATTAAATGATGCTGACATTGAAGAATCTGCTAAAGCCTTAGTCAAGGGCTCATTTGTCAATGCAGGTCAGGTTTGTATATCTGTACAACGAATTTATGTTCAGCGGGAAATCTTTGAGGAATTCCAGCAACATTTCGCTCATTATACAAAACAATTAAAGGTCGGAAATCCATTGCGAGAGGAAACCGATGTTGCAAGTCAAATTACAAAAGAATCCTGTTTGAAGGCAAAAAGTTGGGTAGATGAAGCGGTAGAGCAAGGTGCAAGTATTGTTGCTGGTGGAGAAATTGTTGATGGAATTTTACAACCAACTGTTTTAACAAATGTAACAGCTTCAATGAATGTAGTATGTAATGAAATTTTTGCACCAGTTGTTTCGATTATCCCATTTGAGACGGATGAAGAAGCCTTGAAGCTTGCGAATGATTCGCTATACGGATTACAAGCAAGTGTATTTACAACAAATATCAACCGAGCTATTTCCTTTGCAGACCAGTTAGAAACTGGTGGTGTTTGGATAAACGAAATTTCAACATATCGACAAGATAACTATCCTTATGGCGGTGTTAAACAAAGTGGGGTAGGAAAAGAAGGTATTGCTTATGCAATCCAAGACATGTTACAGACAAAATTTATAGGGCTTAAATATTAA
- a CDS encoding LacI family transcriptional regulator, whose amino-acid sequence MVSSKDVAKLANVSQTTVSRVLNSPELVRPKTVEKVMKAIKELNYHPDPVARSLVSKQTKTIALISGPLYNPFFVDTTSAIVDYANEKDYQVIVHFSNDNKEEITNRYIFKNKVDGIIMSSILMDDPIYEEMKSLGIPIIFFNRRHSKDCNFVEIDNEMAGFLLTEHLIQKGHKEIVWISGQLDKSTFHDRYKGYERALKTYNYPLKKENMFIIDTDPNTIKSVFKKIISREKKITAIAASTDAIALLLLDLYGKLNVKVPEEVAIIGIDNVDLSSLGYVQLSTVGPNESYNLGRVAIEKLFDLIEKKTDKVQITAPVQLYERKTT is encoded by the coding sequence ATGGTATCATCTAAAGATGTTGCAAAATTAGCAAATGTTAGCCAAACAACTGTATCAAGAGTATTGAATTCTCCCGAATTAGTGCGACCAAAGACGGTTGAAAAAGTAATGAAGGCGATTAAAGAATTAAACTATCACCCAGACCCTGTTGCCAGATCTCTTGTAAGTAAGCAAACGAAAACGATCGCTTTAATTTCAGGTCCTCTTTATAATCCATTTTTTGTGGATACAACTAGTGCTATTGTTGATTATGCGAATGAAAAGGATTACCAGGTAATTGTTCATTTCTCCAATGATAATAAAGAAGAGATAACAAATCGCTATATTTTTAAAAACAAGGTGGACGGCATTATCATGTCATCGATATTAATGGATGATCCAATCTATGAAGAGATGAAAAGTTTGGGCATTCCGATAATTTTCTTCAACCGACGTCATAGTAAAGATTGTAATTTTGTTGAAATAGATAATGAAATGGCTGGCTTTTTACTAACAGAACATTTAATTCAAAAAGGTCATAAAGAAATTGTTTGGATAAGTGGGCAATTAGATAAAAGTACATTTCATGACCGTTATAAAGGTTATGAACGCGCCTTAAAAACATATAATTATCCATTGAAAAAAGAAAATATGTTTATTATTGATACCGATCCAAACACAATTAAAAGTGTTTTTAAAAAAATTATTAGTAGAGAGAAGAAAATAACAGCCATTGCTGCATCAACAGACGCCATTGCATTACTTTTACTTGATTTATACGGGAAACTTAATGTAAAAGTACCTGAAGAAGTAGCGATTATTGGAATTGATAATGTTGATTTATCAAGTTTAGGATATGTACAGCTTTCAACAGTTGGGCCAAATGAATCGTATAATCTGGGTAGAGTGGCTATTGAAAAGCTATTTGACTTAATCGAGAAAAAAACAGATAAGGTTCAAATAACAGCACCAGTACAACTTTACGAGAGAAAGACAACATAA
- the cdd gene encoding cytidine deaminase — translation MTVDMNTLIEQSKIAREKAYVPYSKFAVGAALLAEDGKVYLGCNIENAGYSMTNCAERTAFFKAVSEGVTKFKAIAVVADTDGPCAPCGACRQVMSEFCDANMPVYLTNLKGDIQQTTVGEIIPFAFSPEDIDYATGKSKL, via the coding sequence ATGACAGTGGATATGAACACATTAATAGAACAATCGAAAATTGCGCGAGAAAAAGCTTACGTTCCTTATTCAAAGTTTGCGGTAGGGGCTGCACTATTAGCGGAAGATGGCAAAGTATATTTAGGATGTAATATTGAAAACGCTGGCTATAGTATGACGAACTGTGCAGAGCGAACAGCCTTTTTCAAAGCAGTATCGGAAGGTGTAACAAAATTTAAAGCAATCGCAGTTGTAGCTGATACAGATGGCCCATGTGCTCCATGCGGCGCGTGTAGACAAGTAATGAGTGAATTTTGTGATGCGAACATGCCAGTATACTTAACAAATCTTAAGGGAGATATACAACAAACAACAGTAGGCGAAATTATACCATTTGCCTTTTCACCGGAGGACATAGATTATGCAACAGGAAAATCAAAGCTTTAA
- a CDS encoding alcohol dehydrogenase yields MGITLYRSPDLLMMGEGSIANIGKEAKKYGANHVLVVADAFLVENQIINHVFDYLTNENITYDINQSIIPEPPFELLERIGSEIREKNYDLIIGIGGGSVLDSAKILSILAKYELDLRSVVGTDLVPEKGLPFFLAPTTSGTGSEVTWNAIFTDEKDHVKKGIVSPYLLPQLSIVDPELTYTMPPSVTAATGMDALVHAIESYTSLRTDELNKGIALQAIKLINKSLRKAVHNGKNRVARADMSNGSLLAGISLANAGVGAVHALAYPLGGKFKVPHGVSNSVLLPYVMEYNVISDLDAFVEIAEALELQTDNLSKRQIADEFVSYLKQFVKDIGIPTSMSVFGVTKEDVPKMAEEASKIERLLANNPRKLSVSDIEQIYYNALG; encoded by the coding sequence ATGGGAATTACATTATATCGTTCTCCTGATTTATTAATGATGGGTGAAGGTTCAATTGCAAATATTGGGAAAGAGGCAAAGAAATACGGTGCGAATCATGTGTTAGTCGTAGCTGATGCATTTTTAGTAGAAAATCAAATAATCAATCATGTTTTTGATTATTTAACAAATGAAAACATCACCTATGATATAAATCAATCCATTATTCCAGAACCACCTTTTGAATTGTTAGAAAGAATTGGTTCGGAAATTCGTGAGAAAAACTATGATTTAATTATTGGGATTGGTGGAGGAAGCGTTCTTGATTCCGCAAAAATTCTATCCATTTTAGCAAAATACGAACTAGATTTAAGAAGCGTTGTCGGTACAGATTTAGTGCCAGAAAAAGGGTTACCGTTCTTTTTAGCACCAACAACATCAGGTACTGGCTCTGAAGTAACTTGGAATGCGATATTCACTGATGAAAAGGATCATGTGAAAAAGGGGATTGTGAGTCCTTACTTGCTTCCACAATTATCTATAGTAGATCCTGAACTAACATACACAATGCCTCCATCAGTAACTGCGGCAACGGGAATGGATGCTTTAGTACATGCAATTGAATCCTATACATCTTTACGCACAGATGAATTAAATAAAGGTATTGCATTACAAGCGATAAAATTAATTAATAAATCCCTGCGTAAAGCGGTTCATAATGGTAAGAACCGCGTCGCTCGTGCTGACATGTCCAATGGAAGCTTACTAGCTGGAATTTCTTTAGCAAATGCTGGTGTTGGCGCGGTGCATGCTTTAGCTTATCCGTTAGGCGGTAAATTTAAAGTGCCTCATGGTGTATCGAATTCAGTATTACTACCTTATGTAATGGAATATAATGTAATTAGTGATTTAGATGCATTCGTAGAAATAGCTGAAGCATTAGAGTTGCAAACGGATAACCTTTCTAAAAGACAGATTGCAGATGAATTTGTATCATATTTAAAACAATTTGTGAAGGATATTGGAATTCCGACATCCATGAGTGTTTTTGGTGTGACGAAAGAGGATGTTCCAAAAATGGCTGAAGAGGCAAGTAAAATTGAACGTCTATTAGCTAACAATCCTCGTAAATTATCAGTAAGTGATATCGAACAAATCTATTACAACGCACTTGGGTAG